The following proteins are encoded in a genomic region of Triticum dicoccoides isolate Atlit2015 ecotype Zavitan chromosome 1B, WEW_v2.0, whole genome shotgun sequence:
- the LOC119320978 gene encoding uncharacterized protein LOC119320978, with product MKEVAPSSSTLHFPSDMNEDEPSSSTLLFPSAMNEVRPGVVLDLDDPPSRYNRLGKVTTVGVEQGIGCGGAEKEAGVDLGSHLRCRSGRSRASRAQGVLKRRRRSVLGARRHSRPCASRPVISDPERRHRSFLRV from the exons ATGAAGGAGGTCGCACCCTCCTCCTCCACGCTCCACTTCCCCTCAGACATGAACGAGGACGAACCCTCCTCCTCCACCCTCCTCTTCCCCTCCGCCATGAACGAGGTCAGACCAGGCGTGGTTTTGGATCTCGACGATCCTCCTAGTCGCTACAACAGATTGGGGAAAGTCACTACCGTCGGGGTGGAGCAGGGAATCGGATGCGGAGGTGCTGAAAAGGAGGCGGGGGTGGATCTTGGCAGTCATCTCCGCTGTCGGTCGGGGCGGAGCAGAGCATCCCGGGCGCAAGGGGTGCTGAAAAGGAGGCGGCGGTCGGTCTTGGGAGCTCGTCGGCACTCACGGCCATGTGCCTCTCGCCCGGTAATCTCAG atccagaACGGAGACATCGTTCCTTTTTACGTGTATGA